TGAACTGGTGAATGGTAAATTAACCGCTGGTGAGAAATCGGTGTCCTTCAACGCCGCCGGACTGAGCAGCGGAGTCTATATCTACCGCATCCAGGCTGGGAATCAGACGGTTACCCGGTCGATGTTGCTGACGAAGTAAAAATTCAGTTTCAACGCAAAGGCGCAAAGGGTACATACA
Above is a genomic segment from Bacteroidota bacterium containing:
- a CDS encoding T9SS type A sorting domain-containing protein, producing ELVNGKLTAGEKSVSFNAAGLSSGVYIYRIQAGNQTVTRSMLLTK